The sequence ATTTCACATCTGGATTTGCCTCACCAAGGTAGAGCTTTCGGCCCTCTTCCAGTTTCTGAGCATCCCCCCACCAGTCGGGCGGCATATGCCTATCGGCATATTCTGCTGGTGCCGGAGGCGGCGGAACGATTGGCCCCTCTTCACCACCTTGAGTACAACCTGATAGAAACCCGATACTCATGGCCGCCAATATCGTCCGTCTACACGCCAATTTTAATAACATCACTCAATAACTCCACTACCATTTGACCAGCGACCTTCAGCGAGCATACGACAACAACCTCTGCACACAATAAAAAACGCTTCTGCCGAGGTGTCTACACCCCTAACAAAAGCGTCTCAGCTCCACCCACTTGATCACTCTGCACACTGGCCCTCGCCCACCTACCGACCGATTCGGCGAGGCACTCCGCAGCCCTGGCCCGTCATCGGCGATTATGATTTACGCTTACTTTGCCATTTGCCCTTGCCCCGCTCCTGCCTCCGCTGAGAACGGACAAGCTTCATTCCAATCGCACTACCTACTGCAACCACTACGGCCCCCCCTCCCCACCAAAGCCAGACGGGAGGCCCATTCGCATCGCAACCAGTTCCAAAATTAACTTGGATCCTTCGCTCACTTTCAAGGTCTTTCGGATCGAAGTCAACTTTCAGATGCTGCTGCTCCCCCCTGACTTCTACAAGGAGGGGATCTCCGAGATTGTCGTTGTGCAGATGGAAGGTTGCCTTGTAGTACCCATCTCCATCCGTCCTCACAACCTGCCCATACGAAATTTTTGTGTCTTTGACAAGTACGTTGACGTTCGAAACCGCACTTCCGTCAGATCCGCACACATGTCCTTCAACCATGAAACGATGGTCCG is a genomic window of Candidatus Nitrospira kreftii containing:
- a CDS encoding hypothetical protein (conserved protein of unknown function) yields the protein MVEGHVCGSDGSAVSNVNVLVKDTKISYGQVVRTDGDGYYKATFHLHNDNLGDPLLVEVRGEQQHLKVDFDPKDLESERRIQVNFGTGCDANGPPVWLWWGGGAVVVAVGSAIGMKLVRSQRRQERGKGKWQSKRKS